A window of Mycolicibacterium madagascariense genomic DNA:
TCTCACAGGCGATTTCGGCGCCGCAGACGGTGACGGGCATCGACCGCGTCCAGCCCACGCTGTTCGCGATGCAGGTCGCGCTCGCCGCGACCATGACGGCATACGGGGTGGTCCCCGGTGCGGTCATCGGGCATTCCCTCGGTGAGGCGGCGGCGGCCGTCGTCGCGGGCGCGCTGTCGCTGGAGGACGGGCTCAAGGTCATCTGCCGCCGTTCCAAGCTCATGAACCGGGTGTCGGGCACCGGCGCCATGGCATCGGTGGAACTGCCTGCGCAGCAGGTGCTCTCGGAGTTGTCGATCCGCGGAATCAATGACGTCGTGATCTCGGTGGTCGCGTCGCCGACGTCGACCGTGGTCGGCGGCGCCACCCAGAGCATCCGCGACCTCGTCGCGGCCTGGGAGGAGAAGGGCGTGATGGCCCGCGAGGTGGCGGTGGACGTCGCGTCGCACTCACCGCAGGTCGACCCGATCCTCGACGACCTCATCGACGTGCTCGACGACCTCGAGCCGCGCAAGCCGCAGATCCCGTATTACTCGGCGACACTGTGGGATCCGCGTGACCGGCCCTCGTTCACCAGTGACTACTGGGCCGACAACCTGAGGTTCACCGTCCGGTTCGGGGCGGCCGTGCAGGCGGCGCTGAACGACGGTTTCCGCGTGTTCGCCGAGATGGCGCCCCACCCGCTGCTCACCCACGCCGTGCAGCAGAACGCGGGCAGCCTCGACATGCCGATCGCCGCACTGGCCGCGATGCGCCGCGAGCAGGAATTGCCCGACGGTCTGCGCGGTTTCGTCGCCAACGTCTTCGCGGCGGGCGCTGCCATCGACTTCTCCACCATGTACCCCGGCGGCCAGCTGGTCGATGCGCCGCTGGCGACCTGGACGCACCGCGAGCTGATGCTGACCCGCGACGGTCAGGAGCAGCAGTCCCACGGCGCGTCCGTGCAGGCCGTGCACCCCCTGCTCGGGGCGCACGTGCACCTGTTCGAGGAGCCCGAACGCCACGTCTGGCAGGGCGAGGTGGGCACGGCCGCCCACCCGTGGCTGGTCGATCACCAGATCCACAGCGTGCCGGCACTTCCCGGAGCGGCGTACTGCGAGATGGCGGTGACGGCCGCGCGCACGACGCTCGGCCACGCGTCGGAGGTGCGCGACGTCCGCTTCGAACAGACGCTGCTGCTTGACGAGGAGAACGTGATCTCGGCGGGGGCGACGGTCGTGGCGCCCGGCTTCCTCGACTTCACCGTCGACACCCACGCCGACGGCGAACGCATCCGCCGGGCCGGCGCCGTGCTGCACGCCCTCGACGAAACCCCCATCCTGCCACCGGCTTACGACGTCAAGGCGCTCCTGGCGGCGCACCCGAACAGCGTCGACGGCGCCGAGCTGCGCATGGCCTTCGACGGTGTCGGCATCCAGTACGGACCCGCCTTCTCCGGCCTCGCCGCGGTGCACACCGCCGAGGGTGACGTGACCACGATCCTCGCCGAGGTCGCCCTGCCGGGTCTCATCCGCTCGCAGCAGTCGTCGTACGCCACCCACCCGGCGCTGCTCGACGCCTGCTTCCAGTCGGTCGTGGTGCACCCGGAGGTCCAGGCCGCCGGCGGGGGCGGACTGCTCCTGCCCGTCGGCGTGCGCCGCATCCGGTGCCACCACCCGACGCGCAACGCCCACTACTGCGTGACGACGGTGACGTCGTCGCGGGCCGGGGAGTGCGAGGTCGACCTCGACGTGCTCGACGAGTCGGGCACGGTGCTCCTCGCCGTCGAGGGACTGCGACTCGCGGGCGGGGCGTCGGAGAGCGAGCACGCCGGCCGGATGCTCAACGAGCGGCTGCTCACCATCGAGTGGGAACAGGCCCAACTGCCCGACTCGTCACGGGCCGAGCCGGGAAACTGGTTGGTGCTCAACGCTTCCGAGCCGACGGACGCGCTCGCCACCGAACTGGCCGAACTGTTGAACGACGACGGCGCCCAGTGCACGGCGATGTCGTGGCCGCTCGGCGCCGACCATCTCGCCGACACCGCCGCGCTGCGGGCACACCTCGCCGGCGACAACCTGCGGGCGGTCACCGGTGTCGTCGTCGTGACCGGCACCCCAGGACCGGGCGACGCGCTGGTGCGTCTCGGTCGCGAGTACGTGGCGCAGATCGTCGGCGTCGCCACGGAATTGGCGGAACTGCCCGGCGAGTCGCCCCGCCTGTTCGTGGTGACGAGGAATGCGGCCAGCGTGCTCGACGGCGACGTCGCCAACCTGGAGCACGGCGGTCTGCGCGGGTTGATGCGGGTCATCGACTCCGAGCACCCGCATCTGAGCGCCACCCAGATCGACGTGGACGCCGAGACCGAGCCGCGCCAGGTCGCCCAGCAGTTGCGCAGCGGCGCCGAGGAAGACGAGACCGCGTGGCGCGACGGGCAGTGGTACACCGCCCGGCTGCGTCCCGGTCCGCTGCGGGCAGCCGAGCGGCGCACCGTCGTCGTCGAGCACGAGCGCGACGGCATGCGGTTGCAGATCCGCAACCCCGGCGACGTCGAGTCGCTGGAGTTCGCCGCCTTCGAACGCGTGGCCCCCGGTCCCGGCCAGGTCGAGGTCAGGGTCACCGCGTCGAGCATCAACTTCGCCGACGTCCTCGTCGCGTTCGGTCGCTACCCCACGTTCGAGGGCTATCAGCAGCAGCTCGGCATCGACTTCGCGGGCGTGGTCACCGCGGTGGGACCCGACGTCACCGACCTTCGGGTCGGGGATCGGGTCGGCGGCATGTCGCCCAACGGCTGCTGGAGCACGTTCGTGACCTGTGATGCCCGACTGGCGATCCCGCTGCCCGAGCAGATCCCGGTGAGCGAGGCCGCCGCCATCCCGACGGCGTCGGCGACCGCCTGGTACGGACTGCACGACCTGGCCAGGATCTCGTCGACCGACAAGGTGCTGATCCACTCGGGCACGGGCGGCGTCGGCCAGGCGGCGATCGCGATCGCCCGCGCCGCGGGCTGCGAGATCTACGCGACGGCGGGCAGCCCGCATCGTCGACAGTTGTTGCACGACATGGGAATCGAGCACGTCTACGATTCCAGGAGCGTCGCCTTCGCCGAGGAGATCCGCCGCGACACCGACGGGTACGGCGTCGACGTGGTGCTCAACTCGCTGCCCGGGGCGGCCCAGCGGGTCGGCCTGGAACTGCTGGCGTTCGGCGGCCGGTTCGTCGAGATCGGCAAACGCGACATCTACGGGGACACCCACCTCGGGCTCTTCCCGTTCCGGCGCAACCTGGCGCTGTACGCCGTGGATCTCGCGCTCATGACGCACAGCCATCCCGAGACGGTGCAGCGGCTGCTCACCACGGTCTACGAGCGCACCGCCGACGGCACGCTGCCGATGCCGGAGACCACGCACTACCCGATGAGCGATGCCACCACGGCCGTCCGGCTCATCGGCGGCGCGGGCCACAGCGGCAAGGTCCTGCTCGACGTCCCGCAGGACGGCAAGAGCGTGGCCGTCGTGCCGCCGAGTGAGGTGCGGGTCTTCCGGCCCGACGGCGCCTACATCGTCACCGGCGGTCTCGGCGGTCTCGGCCTGTTCCTGGCCGGGGAGATGGCG
This region includes:
- the pks2 gene encoding sulfolipid-1 biosynthesis phthioceranic/hydroxyphthioceranic acid synthase is translated as MREPTATPVAVIGMACRLPGGIDSPRLLWEALLRGDDLVGEIPADRWDADAYYDPEPGVPGRSITRWGAFLDDVGGFDCDFFGMTEREATAVDPQHRLLLETSWDAFEHAGLDPSSLAKTQTGVFIGLTHGDYELLSADIGAAEGPYGFSGTSNSFASGRVSYALGLHGPALTVDTACSSGLMAIHLACRSLHDGESDLAAAGGVAVALEPRKSIAGSLQGMLSPSGRCHTFDVDADGFVSGEGVVVFILKRLDDAQRDGDRILAVVQGTAANQDGRTPNIATPSEDAQVEVYRAALAAGGIDPASVGFVEAHGTGTPVGDPIEFASLASVYGTGGPTVLGSAKTNFGHLQSTSGPLGMMKAILALQHGVVPKNLHFNQLPEEIASIDTGLFVPQEVTPWPHDGDRPRRAAVSSYGMSGTNAHAVLEQAPVGAAETAAATAKDAAPQLIPLSATSAEQLRVTAGRLADWLDSEPDASLTDLGYTLSRRRAHRPVRTAVTARTVEELAAALREVAASDAPIEPAVGQDDRGPVWVFSGQGSQWPRMGAELLATEPVFADTIATIEPLIQAESGFSVSQAISAPQTVTGIDRVQPTLFAMQVALAATMTAYGVVPGAVIGHSLGEAAAAVVAGALSLEDGLKVICRRSKLMNRVSGTGAMASVELPAQQVLSELSIRGINDVVISVVASPTSTVVGGATQSIRDLVAAWEEKGVMAREVAVDVASHSPQVDPILDDLIDVLDDLEPRKPQIPYYSATLWDPRDRPSFTSDYWADNLRFTVRFGAAVQAALNDGFRVFAEMAPHPLLTHAVQQNAGSLDMPIAALAAMRREQELPDGLRGFVANVFAAGAAIDFSTMYPGGQLVDAPLATWTHRELMLTRDGQEQQSHGASVQAVHPLLGAHVHLFEEPERHVWQGEVGTAAHPWLVDHQIHSVPALPGAAYCEMAVTAARTTLGHASEVRDVRFEQTLLLDEENVISAGATVVAPGFLDFTVDTHADGERIRRAGAVLHALDETPILPPAYDVKALLAAHPNSVDGAELRMAFDGVGIQYGPAFSGLAAVHTAEGDVTTILAEVALPGLIRSQQSSYATHPALLDACFQSVVVHPEVQAAGGGGLLLPVGVRRIRCHHPTRNAHYCVTTVTSSRAGECEVDLDVLDESGTVLLAVEGLRLAGGASESEHAGRMLNERLLTIEWEQAQLPDSSRAEPGNWLVLNASEPTDALATELAELLNDDGAQCTAMSWPLGADHLADTAALRAHLAGDNLRAVTGVVVVTGTPGPGDALVRLGREYVAQIVGVATELAELPGESPRLFVVTRNAASVLDGDVANLEHGGLRGLMRVIDSEHPHLSATQIDVDAETEPRQVAQQLRSGAEEDETAWRDGQWYTARLRPGPLRAAERRTVVVEHERDGMRLQIRNPGDVESLEFAAFERVAPGPGQVEVRVTASSINFADVLVAFGRYPTFEGYQQQLGIDFAGVVTAVGPDVTDLRVGDRVGGMSPNGCWSTFVTCDARLAIPLPEQIPVSEAAAIPTASATAWYGLHDLARISSTDKVLIHSGTGGVGQAAIAIARAAGCEIYATAGSPHRRQLLHDMGIEHVYDSRSVAFAEEIRRDTDGYGVDVVLNSLPGAAQRVGLELLAFGGRFVEIGKRDIYGDTHLGLFPFRRNLALYAVDLALMTHSHPETVQRLLTTVYERTADGTLPMPETTHYPMSDATTAVRLIGGAGHSGKVLLDVPQDGKSVAVVPPSEVRVFRPDGAYIVTGGLGGLGLFLAGEMASAGAGRIVLNGRSAPSPEAQQAIDRFVAAGADVHVELGDVAEPGTADRLVAAATASGLPVRGVLHAAAVVEDATLTNISGDLIDRCWTPKVHGAWNIHQALHEVEVSQPLDWFCSFSSAAALVGSPGQGAYSAANSWLDSFAHWRAAQGYPGTSIAWGAWSEVGRATAFAEDFGMAITSEEGVRALTALLSHDRTYSGYAPLVGTPWLTSFAQRSKFAEGFQAMSGGQKDTGKFRAELQALPREEWPSHIRRLVSDQISLLLRRSIDPDRPLSDYGLDSLGNLELRTRIETETGIRIQPTHITTVRGLAEHLCEQLESREAALASS